The following coding sequences lie in one Apium graveolens cultivar Ventura chromosome 3, ASM990537v1, whole genome shotgun sequence genomic window:
- the LOC141714582 gene encoding uncharacterized protein LOC141714582, translating to MNCLGWNCRGLGNSRTVRALNDLVKNRKPDILFLSETISDANKIEKLRVKLGFAQGFSVVRIGRSGGLALFWKTNVDCSIMGYSQNHIDLAVNVHSVANWRLTLYYGFPERARRKEAWDMIRNLARLSSLPWCIMGDFNDLLYNADKKGNNLHPRALMEGFRSALEDSMLSEVDLTGGLFTWEKGRGTSDWIQERLDRAFATREWWLKFPLCNLKVVSTPVSDHDAIHL from the coding sequence ATGAATTGCTTAGGATGGAACTGTAGGGGGTTGGGGAACTCCCGTACAGTTCGTGCTTTGAACGATCTTGTCAAAAATCGTAAACCCGACATTTTATTTTTAAGTGAAACTATTTCAGATGCTAATAAAATTGAGAAGCTTCGAGTTAAACTGGGTTTTGCTCAGGGCTTTTCTGTTGTTAGAATTGGTAGAAGTGGGGGTCTTGCACTCTTTTGGAAGACAAATGTAGATTGTAGTATTATGGGTTATTCGCAGAATCATATAGATCTAGCTGTTAATGTTCACAGTGTGGCCAACTGGAGGCTGACTCTCTATTATGGTTTTCCGGAACGTGCCAGGAGGAAAGAAGCCTGGGATATGATTCGGAATCTGGCTAGGTTGTCGAGTCTCCCCTGGTGCATCATGGGGGATTTCAATGACTTACTTTATAATGCGGATAAGAAGGGTAATAACTTACATCCTAGAGCACTTATGGAAGGGTTCAGGTCTGCTCTAGAGGATAGTATGCTGTCGGAAGTTGATTTGACAGGAGGTCTCTTTACTTGGGAGAAGGGGAGAGGTACGAGTGATTGGATTCAAGAACGTTTGGACAGGGCATTTGCTACTAGAGAATGGTGGTTGAAGTTTCCGCTTTGTAATCTTAAAGTTGTATCAACTCCAGTGTCAGACCATGATGCTATTCATCTCTAG